One Denticeps clupeoides chromosome 12, fDenClu1.1, whole genome shotgun sequence genomic window carries:
- the chl1b gene encoding neural cell adhesion molecule L1-like protein isoform X8, with product MRPLYSPGVACVLGVVLCLRVFSSSAALDIPLEVLAHINIEQLPTIMEQSSSPMIAAPFDESFTMECEAKGNPEPEFRWTKNGQEFDPYQDSRLRTEDGSGTFTIPNNGNLSDFQGSYRCYASNKLGTAITEEIEFIVPNVPKFPKEKINPIEVEEGQSVILECNPPKGIPPLQIYWMTIDLQHIEQDERVSMGLNGNLYFSNALQKDSRRDYCCFASFPRIRTIVQKTAMSVVVKSRLNGDPESSQIRANAILERKPRLLTPSGVKTYTHLVKGEDLLLECIAEGFPTPNIEWVKVGDKLPDRALLENHGKLLTIPEVQDTDDGKYMCKAKNPHGETTHYFHVTVEEPPRWEFEPESQLSMIGTDVLIKCAVTGNPKPTVSWKVNGLSLNDVPASNRRVFDDKIVLRSATSSDSAVYQCEASNRHGTILANANIMIMNLRPVIVTEDSQQYSAIEGKGVVLNCKVFSSPPSTISWSREDSADPVKGERFSVHENGSLEIHKIERDDVGEYSCIAKNTEGSSAITANLDIKDPTRIIDPPQDQRILIGTTAQFSCQARFDSSFSRDFDVFWLKDGIVIALNETEDSGYLVEDGVLQIINVSFRDQGRYSCVARTPVDQDIASAQLIVLDVPDAPEDLMLSEDYGRSAKLKWIPGDDHNSTTSEFIIEFEDSQREPGNWREVLRIPGNHASASLKLHGHVEYRFRVKAVNAIGKSRPSEPTESYKTPATAPDKNPENIKIEGHLPHEMDINWEPLTPIEHNGPGLEYKVSYRQQGVEDNWHEHVVKRHSFVVKNTPTFVPYEIKIHARNHQGWAPEPKVIMGYSGEDFPSAAPDDVAVDVMNNTAVKVSWTRVHKDKLRGHLGGYRVNWWRLRSLLDSRRFHEDKHTLTFPGDRGHALIPGLRPFSEYSLIVMAFNSRGNGPGSHAVNFRTPEGVPDRPSAFRAVDIQKHSVSLSWARPIEAHGLLVGFLLQYQMINDTEEVGPLLTINISNPESSKWLLQDLEPVSKYKLYMRACTRVGCGPAASEECTTSTEARLASIHGGISNQSWFIGLMCAVALLTLTLLIACFVNRNKGGKYSVKEKEDLHPDVESQGMNDDTFCEYSDNDEKPLKGSLHSHSGDIKPADSGDSLVDYGDEEGQFNEDGSFIGEYAGRKERASVEIKGTGQTAA from the exons ATGAGGCCGCTCTATAGCCCGGGCGTGGCCTGTGTCCTGGGCGTGGTCCTATGTCTCAGAGTCTTTTCTTCTTCCGCTGCTCTTGACATCCCCCTGGAGG TTTTAGCTCATATAAACA TTGAACAGCTTCCCACGATCATGGAGCAGTCATCGAGCCCAATGATCGCCGCCCCCTTTGACGAGAGTTTCACAATGGAGTGCGAAGCCAAAGGCAACCCGGAGCCGGA GTTCCGGTGGACAAAAAATGGGCAAGAGTTTGATCCGTACCAAGACTCTAGGCTGAGGACTGAAGATGGCTCTGGGACATTCACAATTCCCAACAACGGGAACCTCTCAGACTTCCAGGGAAGCTATCGCTGTTACGCCTCAAACAAACTGGGGACGGCCATAACAGAGGAAATTGAATTCATCGTCCCCA ATGTTCCGAAATTTCCTAAAGAGAAAATTAACCCCATTGAAGTGGAAGAGGGCCAGTCTGTCATTTTAGAATGCAATCCACCCAAGGGCATCCCACCACTGCAGATCTACTGGATGACAATTG ACCTTCAACACATTGAGCAGGACGAGAGGGTGTCTATGGGCCTGAACGGGAACCTGTACTTCTCCAACGCCCTGCAGAAAGACAGCCGCAGGGACTACTGTTGCTTTGCCTCCTTCCCCAGGATACGGACCATTGTGCAGAAAACGGCCATGTCCGTCGTCGTCAAAAGCA GGTTAAATGGTGACCCAGAAAGCAGTCAGATCCGTG CCAACGCCATTCTGGAGAGGAAACCTAGGCTGCTGACGCCATCTGGTgttaaaacatacacacacctcgTGAAAGGAGAAGATCTACTTCTTGAGTGCATTGCTGAAGGCTT CCCAACCCCCAACATTGAGTGGGTCAAAGTGGGTGACAAACTTCCAGACCGAGCACTTTTGGAGAATCATGGGAAGCTCCTAACCATTCCGGAGGTGCAGGATACAGATGATGGGAAATACATGTGCAAAGCAAAGAATCCTCACGGGGAAACTACTCACTACTTTCACGTGACTGTGGAGG agCCACCCCGGTGGGAGTTTGAGCCTGAGAGCCAGCTGAGTATGATCGGCACCGACGTGCTCATCAAGTGCGCCGTGACGGGCAACCCCAAGCCCACCGTCTCCTGGAAAGTCAACGGCCTCTCTCTGAATG ATGTCCCCGCCTCCAACAGGCGAGTGTTTGACGATAAAATTGTCCTGCGCAGCGCCACTTCCAGTGACAGCGCCGTTTATCAGTGCGAAGCCTCCAACAGGCACGGGACCATCTTAGCCAACGCCAACATTATGATCATGA ACCTGAGACCTGTGATTGTGACTGAGGACAGTCAGCAGTACTCCGCCATTGAGGGGAAGGGCGTGGTCCTAAACTGTAAGGTCTTCAGCTCCCCGCCTTCCACCATCTCCTG GAGCCGAGAAGACAGCGCCGATCCTGTGAAGGGCGAGCGCTTTTCTGTCCACGAGAACGGCTCGCTGGAGATCCACAAGATCGAGAGAGACGATGTGGGAGAGTATTCATGCATCGCCAAAAATACAGAAGGCTCGTCGGCCATTACCGCCAACTTAGACATTAAAG ATCCCACCAGAATCATAGATCCACCGCAAGACCAACGGATCCTGATAGGAACCACTGCACAGTTCTCATGCCAGGCCCGTTTCGACTCATCCTTCAGCCGTGACTTTGACGTGTTCTGGCTCAAGGACGGCATAGTGATAGCCCTCAATGAGACTGAGGATTCTGG GTATCTTGTGGAGGACGGGGTTCTTCAGATCATCAACGTGAGCTTCAGAGACCAGGGCCGATACTCGTGTGTCGCCCGGACTCCAGTGGACCAGGATATTGCATCGGCACAGCTTATTGTCCTGG ATGTCCCTGATGCACCAGAAGACCTGATGTTGTCAGAAGACTATGGTAGGAGTGCAAAACTGAAATGGATCCCGGGGGATGACCACAACAGCACAACCTCGG AGTTCATTATAGAGTTTGAAGACAGTCAGCGGGAACCAGGGAATTGGAGGGAAGTGCTGCGCATCCCTGGCAACCACGCCTCTGCGTCTCTGAAGCTGCACGGCCATGTCGAGTACCGCTTCCGCGTCAAGGCGGTCAACGCCATAGGGAAGAGTCGTCCGAGCGAGCCCACCGAGAGCTACAAAACTCCGGCCACAG CTCCTGACAAGAATCCTGAAAACATCAAAATCGAAGGTCATTTGCCGCATGAAATGGATATTAACTGGGAG CCATTGACTCCAATTGAGCACAACGGTCCCGGCTTGGAGTATAAGGTGAGCTACAGGCAGCAAGGTGTCGAGGACAACTGGCACGAGCATGTGGTGAAGAGACACTCATTCGTGGTGAAGAACACTCCCACGTTTGTCCCCTATGAGATCAAAATCCATGCCAGGAACCACCAGGGGTGGGCGCCGGAGCCCAAAGTAATCATGGGTTACTCAGGAGAGGACT TTCCATCCGCAGCCCCGGACGACGTTGCAGTGGACGTGATGAACAACACGGCGGTGAAGGTCAGCTGGACGCGCGTCCACAAGGACAAGCTGCGCGGACATCTGGGAGGCTACAGG GTAAACTGGTGGAGGCTGCGCAGTCTCCTGGATTCAAGGAGATTTCACGAGGACAAGCACACGCTGACGTTTCCCGGAGACAGGGGGCACGCCCTGATTCCCGGACTCCGGCCCTTCTCCGAGTACAGCCTGATCGTCATGGCTTTCAACAGCCGGGGAAACGGACCGGGCAGCCATGCTGTCAACTTCAGAACCCCCGAGGGAG TGCCAGACCGGCCATCTGCTTTCAGAGCCGTGGACATACAGAAACACAGCGTCTCGTTAAGCTGGGCCCGTCCGATAGAAGCGCACGGCCTCCTCGTGGGATTCTTACTCCAGTACCAGATGA TCAATGACACAGAAGAAGTGGGGCCACTTCTCACCATCAACATCAGCAACCCGGAGAGCAGCAAGTGGCTCCTGCAGGACCTTGAGCCCGTGAGCAAATACAAGTTGTACATGAGAGCCTGCACCCGAGTCGGCTGTGGCCCTGCGGCCAGCGAGGAGTGCACCACCAGCACAGAAGCCC GTCTGGCCAGCATCCATGGAGGAATCTCCAATCAGAGCTGGTTCATTGGGCTGATGTGTGCGGTGGCCCTCCTCACTCTCACTCTGCTGATTGCCTGCTTTGTCAACAGGAACAAAGGAGGAAAATATTCAG TTAAAGAGAAGGAAGACCTTCACCCAGACGTGGAATCTCAGGGAATGAATGATGATACATTTTGTGAATACAG TGACAATGACGAGAAACCGCTGAAGGGCAGCCTGCATTCTCACAGCGGGGACATTAAACCAGCAGACAGCGGGGACAGTCTAGTGGACTATGGTGATGAAGAAGGCCAGTTCAACGAGGATGGCTCCTTCATTGGCGAATACGCAGGACGGAAGGAGCGGGCGTCTGTTGAAATCAAAGGGACCGGTCAGACTGCAGCATAA
- the chl1b gene encoding neural cell adhesion molecule L1-like protein isoform X1 — protein sequence MRPLYSPGVACVLGVVLCLRVFSSSAALDIPLEVLAHINIEQLPTIMEQSSSPMIAAPFDESFTMECEAKGNPEPEFRWTKNGQEFDPYQDSRLRTEDGSGTFTIPNNGNLSDFQGSYRCYASNKLGTAITEEIEFIVPNVPKFPKEKINPIEVEEGQSVILECNPPKGIPPLQIYWMTIDLQHIEQDERVSMGLNGNLYFSNALQKDSRRDYCCFASFPRIRTIVQKTAMSVVVKSRLNGDPESSQIRANAILERKPRLLTPSGVKTYTHLVKGEDLLLECIAEGFPTPNIEWVKVGDKLPDRALLENHGKLLTIPEVQDTDDGKYMCKAKNPHGETTHYFHVTVEEPPRWEFEPESQLSMIGTDVLIKCAVTGNPKPTVSWKVNGLSLNDVPASNRRVFDDKIVLRSATSSDSAVYQCEASNRHGTILANANIMIMNLRPVIVTEDSQQYSAIEGKGVVLNCKVFSSPPSTISWSREDSADPVKGERFSVHENGSLEIHKIERDDVGEYSCIAKNTEGSSAITANLDIKDPTRIIDPPQDQRILIGTTAQFSCQARFDSSFSRDFDVFWLKDGIVIALNETEDSGYLVEDGVLQIINVSFRDQGRYSCVARTPVDQDIASAQLIVLDVPDAPEDLMLSEDYGRSAKLKWIPGDDHNSTTSEFIIEFEDSQREPGNWREVLRIPGNHASASLKLHGHVEYRFRVKAVNAIGKSRPSEPTESYKTPATAPDKNPENIKIEGHLPHEMDINWEPLTPIEHNGPGLEYKVSYRQQGVEDNWHEHVVKRHSFVVKNTPTFVPYEIKIHARNHQGWAPEPKVIMGYSGEDFPSAAPDDVAVDVMNNTAVKVSWTRVHKDKLRGHLGGYRVNWWRLRSLLDSRRFHEDKHTLTFPGDRGHALIPGLRPFSEYSLIVMAFNSRGNGPGSHAVNFRTPEGVPDRPSAFRAVDIQKHSVSLSWARPIEAHGLLVGFLLQYQMINDTEEVGPLLTINISNPESSKWLLQDLEPVSKYKLYMRACTRVGCGPAASEECTTSTEAPSPEVPTRCFSMSMFSSCGKSTTRSPPSTTRSRATNATLSSLVPALLNVSSSVSHNFANISWIPGSAQKDSELYVAYMNNRKGNWKISEPVNASKTFHVIEGLEPGTEYTVRLMAKNWVDNSSIFEDVIRTKAKGLASIHGGISNQSWFIGLMCAVALLTLTLLIACFVNRNKGGKYSVKEKEDLHPDVESQGMNDDTFCEYSDNDEKPLKGSLHSHSGDIKPADSGDSLVDYGDEEGQFNEDGSFIGEYAGRKERASVEIKGTGQTAA from the exons ATGAGGCCGCTCTATAGCCCGGGCGTGGCCTGTGTCCTGGGCGTGGTCCTATGTCTCAGAGTCTTTTCTTCTTCCGCTGCTCTTGACATCCCCCTGGAGG TTTTAGCTCATATAAACA TTGAACAGCTTCCCACGATCATGGAGCAGTCATCGAGCCCAATGATCGCCGCCCCCTTTGACGAGAGTTTCACAATGGAGTGCGAAGCCAAAGGCAACCCGGAGCCGGA GTTCCGGTGGACAAAAAATGGGCAAGAGTTTGATCCGTACCAAGACTCTAGGCTGAGGACTGAAGATGGCTCTGGGACATTCACAATTCCCAACAACGGGAACCTCTCAGACTTCCAGGGAAGCTATCGCTGTTACGCCTCAAACAAACTGGGGACGGCCATAACAGAGGAAATTGAATTCATCGTCCCCA ATGTTCCGAAATTTCCTAAAGAGAAAATTAACCCCATTGAAGTGGAAGAGGGCCAGTCTGTCATTTTAGAATGCAATCCACCCAAGGGCATCCCACCACTGCAGATCTACTGGATGACAATTG ACCTTCAACACATTGAGCAGGACGAGAGGGTGTCTATGGGCCTGAACGGGAACCTGTACTTCTCCAACGCCCTGCAGAAAGACAGCCGCAGGGACTACTGTTGCTTTGCCTCCTTCCCCAGGATACGGACCATTGTGCAGAAAACGGCCATGTCCGTCGTCGTCAAAAGCA GGTTAAATGGTGACCCAGAAAGCAGTCAGATCCGTG CCAACGCCATTCTGGAGAGGAAACCTAGGCTGCTGACGCCATCTGGTgttaaaacatacacacacctcgTGAAAGGAGAAGATCTACTTCTTGAGTGCATTGCTGAAGGCTT CCCAACCCCCAACATTGAGTGGGTCAAAGTGGGTGACAAACTTCCAGACCGAGCACTTTTGGAGAATCATGGGAAGCTCCTAACCATTCCGGAGGTGCAGGATACAGATGATGGGAAATACATGTGCAAAGCAAAGAATCCTCACGGGGAAACTACTCACTACTTTCACGTGACTGTGGAGG agCCACCCCGGTGGGAGTTTGAGCCTGAGAGCCAGCTGAGTATGATCGGCACCGACGTGCTCATCAAGTGCGCCGTGACGGGCAACCCCAAGCCCACCGTCTCCTGGAAAGTCAACGGCCTCTCTCTGAATG ATGTCCCCGCCTCCAACAGGCGAGTGTTTGACGATAAAATTGTCCTGCGCAGCGCCACTTCCAGTGACAGCGCCGTTTATCAGTGCGAAGCCTCCAACAGGCACGGGACCATCTTAGCCAACGCCAACATTATGATCATGA ACCTGAGACCTGTGATTGTGACTGAGGACAGTCAGCAGTACTCCGCCATTGAGGGGAAGGGCGTGGTCCTAAACTGTAAGGTCTTCAGCTCCCCGCCTTCCACCATCTCCTG GAGCCGAGAAGACAGCGCCGATCCTGTGAAGGGCGAGCGCTTTTCTGTCCACGAGAACGGCTCGCTGGAGATCCACAAGATCGAGAGAGACGATGTGGGAGAGTATTCATGCATCGCCAAAAATACAGAAGGCTCGTCGGCCATTACCGCCAACTTAGACATTAAAG ATCCCACCAGAATCATAGATCCACCGCAAGACCAACGGATCCTGATAGGAACCACTGCACAGTTCTCATGCCAGGCCCGTTTCGACTCATCCTTCAGCCGTGACTTTGACGTGTTCTGGCTCAAGGACGGCATAGTGATAGCCCTCAATGAGACTGAGGATTCTGG GTATCTTGTGGAGGACGGGGTTCTTCAGATCATCAACGTGAGCTTCAGAGACCAGGGCCGATACTCGTGTGTCGCCCGGACTCCAGTGGACCAGGATATTGCATCGGCACAGCTTATTGTCCTGG ATGTCCCTGATGCACCAGAAGACCTGATGTTGTCAGAAGACTATGGTAGGAGTGCAAAACTGAAATGGATCCCGGGGGATGACCACAACAGCACAACCTCGG AGTTCATTATAGAGTTTGAAGACAGTCAGCGGGAACCAGGGAATTGGAGGGAAGTGCTGCGCATCCCTGGCAACCACGCCTCTGCGTCTCTGAAGCTGCACGGCCATGTCGAGTACCGCTTCCGCGTCAAGGCGGTCAACGCCATAGGGAAGAGTCGTCCGAGCGAGCCCACCGAGAGCTACAAAACTCCGGCCACAG CTCCTGACAAGAATCCTGAAAACATCAAAATCGAAGGTCATTTGCCGCATGAAATGGATATTAACTGGGAG CCATTGACTCCAATTGAGCACAACGGTCCCGGCTTGGAGTATAAGGTGAGCTACAGGCAGCAAGGTGTCGAGGACAACTGGCACGAGCATGTGGTGAAGAGACACTCATTCGTGGTGAAGAACACTCCCACGTTTGTCCCCTATGAGATCAAAATCCATGCCAGGAACCACCAGGGGTGGGCGCCGGAGCCCAAAGTAATCATGGGTTACTCAGGAGAGGACT TTCCATCCGCAGCCCCGGACGACGTTGCAGTGGACGTGATGAACAACACGGCGGTGAAGGTCAGCTGGACGCGCGTCCACAAGGACAAGCTGCGCGGACATCTGGGAGGCTACAGG GTAAACTGGTGGAGGCTGCGCAGTCTCCTGGATTCAAGGAGATTTCACGAGGACAAGCACACGCTGACGTTTCCCGGAGACAGGGGGCACGCCCTGATTCCCGGACTCCGGCCCTTCTCCGAGTACAGCCTGATCGTCATGGCTTTCAACAGCCGGGGAAACGGACCGGGCAGCCATGCTGTCAACTTCAGAACCCCCGAGGGAG TGCCAGACCGGCCATCTGCTTTCAGAGCCGTGGACATACAGAAACACAGCGTCTCGTTAAGCTGGGCCCGTCCGATAGAAGCGCACGGCCTCCTCGTGGGATTCTTACTCCAGTACCAGATGA TCAATGACACAGAAGAAGTGGGGCCACTTCTCACCATCAACATCAGCAACCCGGAGAGCAGCAAGTGGCTCCTGCAGGACCTTGAGCCCGTGAGCAAATACAAGTTGTACATGAGAGCCTGCACCCGAGTCGGCTGTGGCCCTGCGGCCAGCGAGGAGTGCACCACCAGCACAGAAGCCC CCTCGCCAGAAGTACCAACACGCTGCTTCAGTATGAGCATGTTTTCTTCCTGTG GCAAGTCCACTACCCGCTCTCCTCCAAGCACCACAAGGTCCCGTGCGACCAATGCCACTCTGTCCTCCTTAG TTCCGGCCTTGTTGAATGTTAGTTCGTCAGTTAGCCACAACTTTGCAAATATCAGCTGGATTCCGGGGAGCGCGCAAAAGGACTCAGAGTTGTATGTTGCATATATGAACAACC GTAAAGGTAACTGGAAGATATCCGAGCCGGTAAACGCCTCTAAGACTTTCCACGTCATTGaagggcttgaacctgggactgaaTACACTGTGCGCCTTATGGCTAAGAACTGGGTTGATAATTCTAGTATTTTTGAAGATGTAATCAGGACAAAGGCCAAAG GTCTGGCCAGCATCCATGGAGGAATCTCCAATCAGAGCTGGTTCATTGGGCTGATGTGTGCGGTGGCCCTCCTCACTCTCACTCTGCTGATTGCCTGCTTTGTCAACAGGAACAAAGGAGGAAAATATTCAG TTAAAGAGAAGGAAGACCTTCACCCAGACGTGGAATCTCAGGGAATGAATGATGATACATTTTGTGAATACAG TGACAATGACGAGAAACCGCTGAAGGGCAGCCTGCATTCTCACAGCGGGGACATTAAACCAGCAGACAGCGGGGACAGTCTAGTGGACTATGGTGATGAAGAAGGCCAGTTCAACGAGGATGGCTCCTTCATTGGCGAATACGCAGGACGGAAGGAGCGGGCGTCTGTTGAAATCAAAGGGACCGGTCAGACTGCAGCATAA